GGGCAGCTCGGCGAGCGCGGCCCGCAGCGTCGGCTCGTCGAGGGACGCCAGCTCCCCCCGCCCGAAGAGGGCGGCGGCCGCGGCCTCCGCGGCGACGACGGCGGCCTCCCCGTGGACGAGCGCGGTGACGTCGTGCGCGAGGGCACGCTGCGCCTCCCGGGCCCCCGGGCGCTCCTCCGTGGCGCGTTCCAGCTCCGCGATCTCCTCCGGCCCCCGGTCGGTGACCACGCGCAGGTACCGCCCCACGGAGGCGTCGTCCGACCGCAGCCAGAACTGGTGGAAGGCGTAGGGCGAGGTGAGCGCCGGGTCCACCCAGACGGTGCCCGTCTCGGTCTTCCCGAACTTCGTCCCGTCGGCCTTCGTCAGGAGCGGCACCGTGAAGCCGTGCACCGGCGTCCGCGCCACCCGGTGGACGAGGTCCACGCCGGCGGTGATGTTCCCCCACTGGTCGCTCCCCCCGAACTGCAGCGTGCACCCGTACCGGCGGTGCAGCTCGAGGTAGTCGTTGGCCTGGAGGACCTGGTAGCTGAACTCGGCGAAGCCGATGCCCTCGTCGCTCGCCATCCGCGCGGCGACGGCCTCCTTGGCGAGCATCCGCCCGACCCGGAAGTGGCGGCCCACGTCCCGCAGCAGGTCGACGGCCGACATCTGCGACGTCCAGTCGAGGTTGTTGACGAGCCGCCCCGCGGCCGGGCCGTCGAGGTCCACGTACGGCGCGATCTGCCCC
This sequence is a window from Pseudokineococcus lusitanus. Protein-coding genes within it:
- the tyrS gene encoding tyrosine--tRNA ligase, producing the protein MTNVLDELRWRGLLGQSTDEEALHGALAQPLTFYAGFDPTAPSLHIGHLVQLLVARRLQRAGHHPLLLVGGATGLIGDPKPTSERQLNDADVVAGWVERLRGQIAPYVDLDGPAAGRLVNNLDWTSQMSAVDLLRDVGRHFRVGRMLAKEAVAARMASDEGIGFAEFSYQVLQANDYLELHRRYGCTLQFGGSDQWGNITAGVDLVHRVARTPVHGFTVPLLTKADGTKFGKTETGTVWVDPALTSPYAFHQFWLRSDDASVGRYLRVVTDRGPEEIAELERATEERPGAREAQRALAHDVTALVHGEAAVVAAEAAAAALFGRGELASLDEPTLRAALAELPQVSVGEGARTVVELLAASGLSPSRSAARRAVADGGAYVNNAAVVDGDAELDPGQLLHGRWAVLRRGKRTLAAVDAAPR